In Paeniglutamicibacter kerguelensis, one genomic interval encodes:
- a CDS encoding HNH endonuclease, whose protein sequence is MIDRGQQIASKPLVAMAFQLQFNCSEEGPPPLSGGGQTRTILDRLGFKLVDLHAEKSQETSEPLRIAIGPTTKFWWANQSANFDPVYDDGTLWAPLRDRRGQQVDHWRTLDDARPGDLVFHYASPEIRGLSRVATMPQPAYPPRGYDDVPADTKGSLLLTEPVNEIRVPRGQALGVLDSGQGPVTASGTLRNGYFFPVYADHALELLRQAGLETVNQAAADADARAETPEQFLGGASDRLAIVAVRAEQRFLRGQQLRRWGGLCLLCGQTLPKELLVAAHIKPRWACSENERMDTRNVSMLACLFGCDALFELGYVVVGEHGAIERGSHSNVQIESRIREIVGRQCMAHDDNSRRYFAWHRQHHSSNPGTQQ, encoded by the coding sequence GTGATCGACCGTGGGCAGCAGATCGCCAGCAAGCCCCTGGTAGCTATGGCCTTCCAACTGCAATTCAACTGCAGCGAAGAAGGGCCTCCACCGCTATCCGGCGGAGGCCAGACGCGAACCATTCTTGATCGGTTGGGATTCAAGCTGGTGGACCTCCACGCTGAAAAGTCCCAAGAAACGTCCGAACCCCTCAGGATCGCGATCGGTCCCACCACGAAGTTCTGGTGGGCCAACCAATCTGCGAACTTTGATCCCGTCTATGACGACGGGACACTCTGGGCACCCCTGAGGGACCGTCGCGGCCAACAGGTTGACCACTGGCGAACCCTGGACGACGCTCGCCCCGGAGACCTCGTTTTTCACTATGCCAGCCCGGAGATCCGCGGTCTCAGTCGTGTGGCAACCATGCCGCAGCCGGCCTATCCGCCCCGCGGCTATGACGATGTGCCTGCCGATACGAAGGGCAGTCTGTTGCTCACGGAACCGGTAAATGAGATACGGGTTCCCCGAGGTCAAGCCCTCGGCGTGCTCGACAGCGGGCAGGGCCCGGTCACCGCAAGCGGAACCCTGAGAAATGGCTATTTCTTCCCCGTGTATGCCGACCATGCCCTGGAACTACTGCGGCAGGCAGGCCTGGAGACGGTCAACCAAGCGGCGGCCGACGCCGACGCCCGTGCCGAAACGCCCGAGCAGTTTCTCGGAGGCGCGAGCGACAGGCTGGCTATCGTGGCAGTCCGGGCAGAACAGCGTTTCTTGCGAGGCCAACAGCTGCGGCGCTGGGGCGGTTTGTGCTTGCTTTGCGGCCAGACGCTCCCGAAGGAACTGCTCGTCGCGGCACACATCAAACCCCGTTGGGCCTGTTCGGAGAACGAACGCATGGACACCCGAAACGTCTCCATGCTCGCCTGCTTGTTCGGTTGCGATGCCCTCTTTGAGCTCGGCTACGTTGTCGTCGGCGAGCACGGAGCCATCGAGCGTGGCAGCCACAGTAACGTGCAGATCGAAAGCCGGATACGA